In Eleutherodactylus coqui strain aEleCoq1 chromosome 11, aEleCoq1.hap1, whole genome shotgun sequence, a single window of DNA contains:
- the SVIP gene encoding small VCP/p97-interacting protein, whose protein sequence is MGLCLPCLGGAAADVVETPDPDLKRRQLAEAAEKRQMEAANRGIKNPTSVEQKKKKKEEMDNAMASSAPAGGGGGLRWQVG, encoded by the exons ATGGGACTGTGCCTGCCGTGTCTGGGGGGCGCCGCCGCGGACGTGGTGGAGACCCCCGACCct GATCTGAAGAGACGACAATTAGCCGAAGCCGCGGAGAAACGCCAGATGGAA GCCGCAAACCGAGGGATTAAGAACCCGACATCCGTggagcagaagaagaagaagaaggaagagatgGACAACGCGATGGCCAGCTCAGCACCCGCTGGCGGCGGCGGGGGACTCCGG TGGCAGGTTGGCTAA